The following proteins come from a genomic window of Rissa tridactyla isolate bRisTri1 chromosome 13, bRisTri1.patW.cur.20221130, whole genome shotgun sequence:
- the MYO1H gene encoding unconventional myosin-Ih translates to MTLSHRKEEVEDNTDANMEGALIARDRVGVQDFVLLDSHTSENAFLNNLRKRYQENLIYTYIGTLLVSVNPYKELDIYTVTQMQLYRGVNFFELPPHLYAIADNAYRVMCSEYNNHFILISGESGAGKTEASKKILQYYAVTCPTTEQLQIVRDRLLLSNPVLEAFGNAKTLRNDNSSRFGKYMDIQFDFKGAPVGGHILSYLIEKSRVVHQNHGERNFHIFYQLLEGGDKDLLCWLGLERNPQKYAYLIQGRCAKVFSINDKNDWKVVRKAFSIIDFTEKDIEHLFGIVASVLHLGNIQFEEDSNGHAIIRDGTQIKWISKLLGVHLSILQEALTHRKIEARSEEVLSPLNVDLAFYARDAVAKAIYGRTFTWLVNKINGSLANKDSTRKTVIGLLDIYGFEVLDTNSFEQFCINYCNEKLQQLLIEMTLKAEQEEYELEGIEWEPIPYFNNKIICDLVEQKHKGIISILDEECLRPGEATDLSFLEKLEEKVGDHAHFVTRKLADQKTRKSIDWVDFRLLHYAGEVTYCAVGFLEKNNDLLYRNLKEVLCNSKNGIIRDCFLLSELDNRRRPETVATQFKNSLMSLIEILMSKEPSYVRCIKPNENKEPGKFDDYLIRHQVKYLGLMEHLRVRRAGFAYRRKYELFLQRYKSLCPATWPHWHGPAAEGVERLIKHIGYKPEEYKLGRTKIFIRFPKTLFATEDAFEFRKHLLVSRLQAKYKGCLGKREYKKKREAAIKLEACWRGALARKAAKKRTWAVQTIRKFINGFINRKKPLCPENTEFVRLVQYNYLMKLRDHVPKNVLDKSWLQPPSILEETSEMLQKICIRNLVRKYCRGVTAERKVQLQQKVVASAVFRGKKEGYLQSINQPFMDTRLKENDINPKVLQLIHGEKIKYVTPVIKYDRNGFKARDRLLVLTQSSAYVVEMAKIKQKIDYATLKGISTSNLSDGIVVIHVPEDNKQKGDAILQCEHIFETVTKLCMLANKQNLVKVVQGSLQFRIGSGKEGTMVFTVGQEPQVFKAKNGQLTVVSTQAKS, encoded by the exons ATGACTCTTAGCCACCGG AAAGAAGAAGTGGAAGATAACACTGACGCAAACATGGAAGGGGCTCTGATAGCCCGGGACAGAGTTGGGGTGCAGGACTTTGTGCTTTTGGACTCCCACACCAGTGAGAATGCTTTCCTGAACAACCTTCGCAAGCGATACCAAGAGAACCTCATCTAC ACATATATTGGTACTCTTCTTGTATCTGTCAACCCTTACAAAGAGCTGGATATCTACACAGTCACGCAGATGCAGCTGTATCGAGGGGTAAACTTTTTTGAACTGCCACCACATCT ATATGCCATAGCTGACAACGCCTACCGGGTGATGTGCAGTGAGTACAACAACCATTTCATCCTCATCTCTGGGGAGAGCGGAGCTGGGAAGACAGAAGCATCCAAGAAGATCTTGCAGTATTACGCAGTAACCTGTCCAACTACGGAGCAGCTGCAGATCGTCCGTGATCGACTGCTACTTTCCAATCCTGTTCTGGAG GCTTTTGGAAATGCAAAAACTCTGCGTAATGACAACTCAAGTAGATTTGGGAAATACATGGATATCCAATTTGATTTTAAG GGAGCTCCAGTAGGAGGGCACATCCTCAGTTACCTAATTGAGAAATCCCGAGTTGTCCATCAAAACCACGGAGAAAGGAATTTCCATATTTTCTACCAGTTATTAGAGGGTGGAGACAAGGATCTTCTCTGCTGGCTTGGGCTGGAGCGCAACCCCCAAAAGTACGCGTATCTCATCCAG GGTCGATGTGCCAAAGTGTTTTCTATTAATGACAAAAATGACTGGAAAGTAGTCCGCAAAGCTTTTTCTATCATTGACTTTACTGAAAAAGATATAGAG CATCTCTTTGGAATTGTTGCTAGCGTCCTACACCTTGGGAACATTCAGTTTGAAGAAGACAGCAATGGACATGCCATCATTCGTGATGGCACGCAGATCAAATGGATTTCAAAG ctacTGGGTGTGCACTTGTCCATTCTGCAGGAAGCTCTCACCCATCGGAAGATCGAAGCCAGATCCGAAGAG gtcCTAAGCCCATTGAACGTAGATCTGGCATTCTACGCTCGGGATGCAGTAGCAAAGGCAATTTACGGACGAACTTTCACTTGGCTAGTCAACAAAATTAACGGCTCTCTAGCCAACAAG GATTCAACTCGGAAAACTGTCATCGGCCTGCTGGATATCTATGGTTTTGAAGTGCTGGACACAAACAG CTTTGAGCAGTTCTGCATAAATTACTGCAATGAGAAGCTCCAGCAGCTGTTGATTGAGATGACCttgaaagcagagcaggaggagtATGAACTGGAAGGAATAGag tgGGAACCAATTCCATATTTTAACAACAAGATCATCTGCGACCTGGTTGAACAGAAGCATAAAGGAATAATCTCCATTCTG GATGAAGAATGCTTACGACCTGGTGAAGCGACTGATCTGAGCTTCTTGGAAAAGCTGGAAGAGAAAGTAGGAGATCATGCCCACTTCGTGAC tcgCAAGCTCGCAGACCAGAAAACACGGAAATCGATTGACTGGGTGGATTTCCGCCTCCTTCACTACGCAGGAGAAGTCACGTACTGTGCTGTTG gatttctggAGAAGAATAACGATCTCCTGTACAGAAACCTGAAAGAG GTGCTGTGCAACTCTAAAAATGGCATCATTAGAGACTGCTTTTTACTATCAGAGCTAGACAACAGGAGGAGACCAGAGACT GTTGCAACCCAGTTCAAAAATAGTCTGATGAGCCTTATAGAAATCCTGATGTCCAAGGAGCCTTCTTATGTCCGATGTATTAAACCGAATGAGAACAAGGAGCCTG GGAAGTTTGATGATTATCTGATCCGACATCAGGTGAAATACCTGGGACTGATGGAGCACTTGCGGGTGAGACGAGCTGGCTTTGCGTATCGGCGGAAGTATGAACTCTTCTTGCAAAG GTATAAATCCCTCTGTCCAGCTACCTGGCCACATTGGCATGGCCCAGCAGCTGAGGGTGTGGAGAGGCTCATCAAGCATATCGGTTACAAGCCTGAGGAATACAAATTAGGAAG AACCAAAATATTCATTCGTTTCCCAAAGACTCTGTTTGCTACTGAAGATGCATTTGAATTCAGAAAGCACCTGTTAG TTTCAAGACTACAGGCCAAATATAAAGGATGCCTCGGAAAGAGAGAGTAcaagaagaagagagaagcag CTATCAAGCTGGAGGCTTGTTGGCGAGGAGCACTGGCTCGGAAGGCGGCCAAGAAGAGGACATGGGCAGTTCAGACAATCAGGAA ATTCATAAATGGCTTCATCAATCGAAAGAAACCCCTTTGTCCAGAGAACACTGAATTTGTGCGGCTTGTGCAGTACAACTACTTGATGAAGCTCAGAGACCACGTTCCAAAAAATGTCTTGGACAAGAGCTGGCTTCAGCCTCCTTCCATCCTGGAAGAG ACGTCTGAGATGCTACAGAAAATCTGTATTAGGAACCTAGTAAGGAAATACTGCCGAGGTGTTACTGCTGAGAGGAAAGTGCAG TTACAGCAAAAAGTGGTAGCAAGTGCTGTTTTCAGAGGGAAGAAGGAGGGCTACCTGCAGAGCATAAACCAGCCTTTCATGGACACCCGACTAA AAGAGAATGATATAAACCCCAAAGTACTGCAGCTCATCCACGGTGAGAAGATCAAG TATGTGACCCCCGTGATAAAATATGACAGGAACGGGTTCAAAGCACGAGACCGGCTGCTTGTTCTGACCCAGTCCTCGGCGTATGTGGTGGAAATGGCCAAGATCAAGCAGAAAATAGACTACGCCACTCTGAAAG GTATTTCCACCAGTAACCTGAGCGATGGGATTGTTGTCATTCATGTTCCCGAAGACAACAAACAGAAG GGAGATGCGATACTTCAGTGTGAGCATATCTTTGAGACGGTCACTAAACTCTGCATGCTGGCCAATAAGCAAAACCTTGTTAAGGTTGTGCAGGGAAG TCTTCAGTTTCGTATTGGCTCTGGGAAGGAAGGCACAATGGTGTTTACTGTTGGGCAGGAGCCTCAGGTCTTCAAAGCCAAAAATGGACAACTAACAGTG GTGTCAACCCAGGCAAAGTCCTGA
- the KCTD10 gene encoding BTB/POZ domain-containing adapter for CUL3-mediated RhoA degradation protein 3 isoform X2, which yields MEEMSGESVVSSAVPAAATRTTSFKGTSPSSKYVKLNIGGALYYTTMQTLTKQDTMLKAMFSGRMEVLTDSEGWILIDRCGKHFGTILNYLRDGAVPLPESRREIEELLAEAKYYLVQGLVDECQAALQNKDAYEPFCKVPVITSSKEEQKLIATSNKPAVKLLYNRSNNKYSYTSNSDDNMLKNIELFDKLSLRFNGRVLFIKDVIGDEICCWSFYGQGRKIAEVCCTSIVYATEKKQTKVEFPEARIYEETLNILLYESQDGRGPDNALLEATGGAAGRSHHLEEDEERERIERVRRIHIKRPDDRAHLHQ from the exons GAAGAGATGTCGGGAGAAAGTGTGGTGAGCTCAGCAGTGCCGGCGGCTGCGACTCGCACTACCTCCTTCAAAGGGACGAGTCCGAGTTCCAAGTATGTCAAGCTGAACATTGGCGGTGCCCTCTACTACACCACCATGCAGACCCTGACCAAGCAGGACACCATGCTGAAGGCCATGTTCAGTGGCCGAATGGAAGTCCTCACGGACAGCGAAG GCTGGATCCTGATCGACCGCTGTGGAAAACATTTTGGAACAATACTGAACTACCTGCGTGACGGGGCAGTACCGCTCCCCGAGAGCCGCAGGGAGATCGAAGAGTTGTTGGCTGAAGCAAAATACTACCTGGTCCAGGGGCTGGTGGACGAGTGCCAAGCAGCCTTGCAG AACAAAGATGCGTATGAACCGTTCTGCAAGGTACCAGTCATCACATCTTCTAAAGAAGAGCAAAAACTTATAGCCACTTCTAACAAG CCAGCAGTGAAGTTGCTATATAACAGAAGCAACAACAAATATTCCTACACCAG CAACTCTGATGACAACATGCTGAAGAACATCGAGCTATTCGATAAGCTGTCCTTGAGGTTTAATGGGAGAGTGCTCTTTATAAAAGATGTGATTGGAGACGAGATCTGCTGCTGGTCTTTTTACGGGCAGGGGCGGAAGATTGCCGAAGTTTGTTGCACTTCCATTGTTTATGCTactgagaaaaaacagacaaaG GTGGAGTTCCCAGAAGCCCGCATTTACGAGGAGACACTGAACATTCTGCTGTACGAGTCCCAGGATGGCAGGGGACCCGACAACGCGCTCCTGGAAGCCACAGGAGGGGCAGCTGGCCGCTCCCATCACTTAGAAGAAGACGAGGAGCGAGAGCGCATTGAACGCGTGCGAAGAATTCATATTAAACGTCCGGATGACAGGGCCCACCTGCACCAGTGA
- the KCTD10 gene encoding BTB/POZ domain-containing adapter for CUL3-mediated RhoA degradation protein 3 isoform X1 — protein MEEMSGESVVSSAVPAAATRTTSFKGTSPSSKYVKLNIGGALYYTTMQTLTKQDTMLKAMFSGRMEVLTDSEGWILIDRCGKHFGTILNYLRDGAVPLPESRREIEELLAEAKYYLVQGLVDECQAALQQNKDAYEPFCKVPVITSSKEEQKLIATSNKPAVKLLYNRSNNKYSYTSNSDDNMLKNIELFDKLSLRFNGRVLFIKDVIGDEICCWSFYGQGRKIAEVCCTSIVYATEKKQTKVEFPEARIYEETLNILLYESQDGRGPDNALLEATGGAAGRSHHLEEDEERERIERVRRIHIKRPDDRAHLHQ, from the exons GAAGAGATGTCGGGAGAAAGTGTGGTGAGCTCAGCAGTGCCGGCGGCTGCGACTCGCACTACCTCCTTCAAAGGGACGAGTCCGAGTTCCAAGTATGTCAAGCTGAACATTGGCGGTGCCCTCTACTACACCACCATGCAGACCCTGACCAAGCAGGACACCATGCTGAAGGCCATGTTCAGTGGCCGAATGGAAGTCCTCACGGACAGCGAAG GCTGGATCCTGATCGACCGCTGTGGAAAACATTTTGGAACAATACTGAACTACCTGCGTGACGGGGCAGTACCGCTCCCCGAGAGCCGCAGGGAGATCGAAGAGTTGTTGGCTGAAGCAAAATACTACCTGGTCCAGGGGCTGGTGGACGAGTGCCAAGCAGCCTTGCAG CAGAACAAAGATGCGTATGAACCGTTCTGCAAGGTACCAGTCATCACATCTTCTAAAGAAGAGCAAAAACTTATAGCCACTTCTAACAAG CCAGCAGTGAAGTTGCTATATAACAGAAGCAACAACAAATATTCCTACACCAG CAACTCTGATGACAACATGCTGAAGAACATCGAGCTATTCGATAAGCTGTCCTTGAGGTTTAATGGGAGAGTGCTCTTTATAAAAGATGTGATTGGAGACGAGATCTGCTGCTGGTCTTTTTACGGGCAGGGGCGGAAGATTGCCGAAGTTTGTTGCACTTCCATTGTTTATGCTactgagaaaaaacagacaaaG GTGGAGTTCCCAGAAGCCCGCATTTACGAGGAGACACTGAACATTCTGCTGTACGAGTCCCAGGATGGCAGGGGACCCGACAACGCGCTCCTGGAAGCCACAGGAGGGGCAGCTGGCCGCTCCCATCACTTAGAAGAAGACGAGGAGCGAGAGCGCATTGAACGCGTGCGAAGAATTCATATTAAACGTCCGGATGACAGGGCCCACCTGCACCAGTGA